The following are from one region of the Georgenia sp. M64 genome:
- the mtrB gene encoding MtrAB system histidine kinase MtrB, which produces MSRDVAESRGASLPAAPALPRGSVPHRAGPATTYRPRATEPLRLRARRKILTAAGRWRTSLSVRVVTITVVGGAVALALLGGVIGNQVRDGLYDARVEQILADAALRSRDAQETFDSATATTGQQVQQVANDWIDALESSSSGALGTVLMRSPNESSAVTIAEPATNNAPREVVSDQMRAALAAEGGQHWQAVGLPAEDGEEPGIVVGATVTLPAAGTYELYTIYTLAPEEETIRLVLRVLSVGALALVVVLGAMVWVITRWVLRPVQEAARAAERIADGLLAERVPVRGHDELAVLGDSFNEMAESLQRQIERMEELSRLQQRFVSDVSHELRTPLTTIRMAGELIHDARDSFDPAVRRSAELLHTQLDRFESMLADLLEISRFDAGAAALEVEERDMRDIVQRVVELTAILAERKGSEIRLQLPAGPCTVEVDSRRVERVLRNLLANAIEHGEGRPIDLTVAGSATTVAVRVLDHGVGMTAEEALHVFDRFWRADPARARTTGGTGLGLAISQEDARLHGGLLEAWGEIGVGASFRLTVPRHAGAVLGVSPVPLNPHEEPATITQEVSSAAGPESWSELAEEGS; this is translated from the coding sequence GTGAGCCGGGACGTCGCCGAGAGCCGCGGCGCGAGCCTCCCGGCCGCGCCCGCGCTCCCGCGCGGCTCGGTCCCCCACCGTGCGGGACCGGCCACGACCTACCGGCCGCGCGCCACCGAGCCGCTGCGCCTGCGCGCGCGCCGCAAGATCCTCACGGCCGCCGGCCGGTGGCGCACCTCGCTGAGCGTCCGGGTGGTGACCATCACCGTCGTCGGCGGAGCCGTCGCGCTGGCCCTGCTCGGCGGCGTCATCGGCAACCAGGTCCGTGACGGCCTCTACGACGCCCGGGTCGAGCAGATCCTCGCCGACGCCGCCCTGCGTTCGCGTGACGCGCAGGAGACGTTCGACTCGGCGACGGCGACGACCGGCCAGCAGGTCCAGCAGGTGGCCAACGACTGGATCGACGCGCTGGAGTCCTCCTCCTCCGGCGCGCTCGGCACGGTCCTCATGCGCTCGCCCAACGAGTCCTCGGCGGTGACCATCGCCGAGCCGGCCACGAACAACGCCCCCCGCGAGGTCGTCTCGGACCAGATGCGCGCCGCCCTCGCCGCCGAGGGCGGGCAGCACTGGCAGGCGGTGGGCCTGCCCGCCGAGGACGGCGAGGAGCCCGGGATCGTCGTCGGCGCCACCGTCACCCTGCCCGCCGCCGGCACGTACGAGCTCTACACGATCTACACCCTCGCCCCGGAGGAGGAGACGATCCGGCTCGTCCTGCGGGTGCTGTCGGTCGGGGCCCTCGCCCTCGTCGTCGTCCTCGGCGCCATGGTGTGGGTCATCACCCGCTGGGTGCTGCGCCCCGTCCAGGAGGCGGCGCGCGCGGCCGAGCGGATCGCCGACGGGCTCCTCGCCGAGCGGGTCCCGGTCCGCGGCCACGACGAGCTCGCCGTGCTGGGGGACTCCTTCAACGAGATGGCGGAGTCGCTCCAGCGACAGATCGAGCGCATGGAGGAGCTCTCCCGCCTCCAGCAGCGGTTCGTCTCGGACGTCTCCCACGAGCTGCGGACCCCGCTGACCACCATCCGCATGGCGGGCGAGCTCATCCACGACGCCCGGGACTCCTTCGACCCGGCGGTCCGCCGCTCCGCCGAGCTGCTGCACACCCAGCTCGACCGGTTCGAGTCGATGCTCGCCGACCTGTTGGAGATCTCCCGGTTCGACGCCGGCGCCGCCGCCCTCGAGGTCGAGGAGCGCGACATGCGTGACATCGTCCAGCGGGTGGTCGAGCTCACCGCCATCCTCGCCGAGCGCAAGGGTTCCGAGATCCGGCTCCAGCTGCCCGCCGGGCCGTGCACGGTGGAGGTGGACTCCCGCCGCGTGGAGCGGGTCCTGCGCAACCTCCTGGCCAACGCGATCGAGCACGGCGAGGGCCGCCCCATCGACCTCACCGTCGCCGGGTCCGCGACGACGGTGGCGGTGCGCGTCCTCGACCACGGCGTGGGCATGACTGCCGAGGAGGCCCTGCACGTGTTCGACCGCTTCTGGCGCGCCGACCCCGCCCGCGCGCGGACCACCGGCGGGACCGGCCTGGGCCTGGCGATCTCCCAGGAGGACGCCCGGCTGCACGGCGGCCTCCTCGAGGCGTGGGGGGAGATCGGCGTCGGCGCGTCCTTCCGGCTCACCGTGCCCCGCCACGCCGGCGCGGTGCTCGGGGTCTCGCCCGTGCCGCTGAACCCCCACGAGGAGCCGGCGACGATCACCCAGGAGGTCTCGAGCGCCGCGGGGCCGGAGTCGTGGTCGGAGCTGGCGGAGGAGGGCTCGTGA
- the mtrA gene encoding MtrAB system response regulator MtrA: MNARLLVVDDDTALAEMIGIVLEAEGFEVVFCADGAQAPEIFRAEQPDLVLLDLMLPGLDGIAVCRIIRAESDVPIVMLTARSDTLDVVTGLEAGADDYVAKPFKPKELVARVRARLRRQEDPEPERLRIGDLELDVAGHEVTRDGVPISLTPLEFDLIVALARKPWQVFSREVLLEQVWGYRHAADTRLVNVHVQRLRAKVEKDPEHPEVIVTVRGVGYRAGAPQG; encoded by the coding sequence ATGAATGCACGCCTCCTCGTGGTCGACGACGACACCGCGCTCGCCGAGATGATCGGCATCGTGCTCGAGGCCGAGGGCTTCGAGGTCGTCTTCTGCGCCGACGGCGCCCAGGCGCCCGAGATCTTCCGCGCCGAGCAGCCCGACCTCGTCCTGCTCGACCTCATGCTCCCGGGCCTCGACGGCATCGCGGTGTGCCGGATCATCCGCGCGGAGTCCGACGTGCCCATCGTCATGCTGACGGCGAGGTCCGACACCCTCGACGTCGTCACCGGGCTCGAGGCGGGCGCGGACGACTACGTGGCCAAGCCGTTCAAGCCCAAGGAGCTCGTGGCGCGGGTCCGCGCCCGGCTGCGGCGCCAGGAGGACCCGGAGCCCGAGCGCCTGCGGATCGGCGACCTCGAGCTCGACGTCGCCGGCCACGAGGTGACCCGGGACGGCGTGCCCATCTCCCTCACGCCGCTCGAGTTCGACCTCATCGTCGCCCTCGCGCGCAAGCCGTGGCAGGTCTTCAGCCGGGAGGTGCTGCTGGAGCAGGTCTGGGGCTACCGCCACGCCGCCGACACGCGCCTGGTCAACGTCCACGTCCAGCGCCTGCGGGCCAAGGTCGAGAAGGACCCCGAGCACCCCGAGGTCATCGTCACCGTCCGTGGGGTGGGGTACCGGGCGGGGGCACCGCAGGGGTGA
- a CDS encoding glycerophosphoryl diester phosphodiesterase membrane domain-containing protein, with product MTIEDDGRDERPGPPGASADPDRYGRYGQYGADRAGPAETPDPRPQPRYGQYAPVGGRPDPAVLPDPAAWQDPAARPGPAAWQDPAARPGPVAWQDPAADLRPPAPARWADAAQRPPAYGQYGPQPGPAGPGIARPYGPAGFAGPVQPGIIPLRPLNLGEILDGGFRAIRANPKVMFGLSLLVLGIASVIEAVVLVVFLGQAVPVLDPALLEGSATASEALGVGPGSVLGLLAAAVAVFLATIILTGLLIISVSQSVLGRVVSIGEVWTRARGRLGALVGLTVLIGVAATIAITLVVVVSALLIGALATALGDSAGVLVLLGLLIFAAAVVATAWLSIKLALAAPVLVLERASVMTSLRRSWSLTAGHFWRIFGSLVLSSIIVSVISYALMVVPTLITALVATSPDAIVTATVVTTVLSVLISAATTPFLAAVLALVYIDVRMRKEGLDVELARAAGA from the coding sequence ATGACGATCGAGGACGACGGCCGGGACGAGAGACCCGGTCCCCCCGGCGCGTCCGCGGACCCCGACCGGTACGGCCGCTACGGGCAGTACGGCGCGGACCGCGCCGGCCCGGCCGAGACCCCCGACCCGCGCCCGCAGCCGCGATACGGCCAGTACGCCCCCGTCGGCGGCCGGCCGGACCCCGCGGTGCTGCCGGACCCGGCGGCCTGGCAGGACCCCGCCGCCCGGCCGGGCCCCGCGGCCTGGCAGGACCCGGCGGCCCGGCCGGGACCCGTGGCCTGGCAGGACCCCGCGGCCGACCTCCGGCCGCCCGCTCCCGCGCGCTGGGCGGACGCCGCGCAGCGCCCGCCCGCCTACGGCCAGTACGGCCCGCAGCCGGGACCGGCCGGGCCGGGCATCGCCCGCCCCTACGGCCCCGCCGGCTTCGCCGGACCGGTCCAGCCCGGGATCATCCCGCTGCGCCCGCTCAACCTCGGGGAGATCCTCGACGGCGGGTTCCGGGCGATCCGGGCCAACCCCAAGGTCATGTTCGGCCTCTCCCTCCTCGTCCTGGGCATCGCCTCGGTCATCGAGGCCGTCGTCCTCGTGGTCTTCCTCGGCCAGGCGGTGCCCGTGCTGGACCCGGCCCTCCTCGAGGGCAGTGCCACCGCGAGCGAGGCGCTGGGCGTCGGCCCGGGCAGCGTGCTCGGCCTCCTCGCGGCCGCCGTGGCCGTCTTCCTCGCCACGATCATCCTCACCGGCCTGCTCATCATCTCCGTGAGCCAGTCCGTCCTCGGCCGGGTGGTGAGCATCGGCGAGGTCTGGACCCGGGCCAGAGGACGCCTCGGCGCCCTGGTCGGCCTCACGGTGCTCATCGGCGTGGCCGCGACGATCGCGATCACGCTCGTCGTCGTGGTCTCCGCCCTGCTCATCGGCGCTCTCGCCACGGCCCTCGGCGACAGCGCCGGCGTGCTCGTCCTCCTCGGCCTGCTGATCTTCGCCGCCGCGGTCGTCGCGACCGCCTGGCTGTCGATCAAGCTCGCGCTCGCCGCCCCCGTCCTCGTGCTGGAGCGCGCCTCGGTCATGACGTCGTTGCGCCGCTCGTGGTCCCTGACCGCCGGGCACTTCTGGCGCATCTTCGGCTCCCTCGTGCTGTCGTCGATCATCGTCTCGGTGATCTCCTACGCCCTCATGGTGGTGCCCACCCTCATCACCGCCCTGGTGGCGACGAGCCCCGACGCGATCGTGACAGCGACCGTCGTCACGACCGTCCTGTCGGTCCTCATCTCCGCCGCCACGACGCCGTTCCTCGCCGCCGTGCTGGCCCTGGTCTACATCGACGTGCGGATGCGCAAGGAGGGCCTCGACGTCGAGCTGGCCCGCGCCGCGGGGGCATGA
- a CDS encoding DUF4129 domain-containing protein, with the protein MSPAPAVILPVGVPVRPDAEEARRWAQEELAKAAYSDSPGLVERFLDWLGRILGRVGDLDTLTPPELVPVLLVVGLVVVLVLARVLGGRVRRGRARDVAAGTALFEDDRSSADLRAAADAAARRGDHAAAVLDRFRAIIRGLDERGALDDRAGLTAHEAAALAAGALPGLAGPLGWAGHLFDDVRYGHASAGPAEDEAMRSLAARVSAEHPRVTAGAGASPHGAGTGTGTSTGTSTGPAAR; encoded by the coding sequence ATGAGCCCGGCGCCCGCCGTCATCCTCCCCGTCGGCGTCCCGGTCCGCCCGGACGCCGAGGAGGCGCGCCGCTGGGCGCAGGAGGAGCTGGCGAAGGCGGCGTACTCCGACTCCCCCGGGCTCGTCGAACGCTTCCTCGACTGGCTCGGCCGGATCCTGGGCCGCGTGGGCGATCTCGACACGCTCACCCCGCCCGAGCTCGTGCCGGTGCTGCTGGTGGTGGGCCTCGTCGTCGTCCTCGTCCTCGCCCGGGTCCTCGGCGGGCGGGTGCGCCGCGGCCGGGCGCGGGACGTCGCGGCCGGGACGGCGCTGTTCGAGGACGACCGCAGCAGCGCCGACCTCCGCGCCGCCGCCGACGCCGCGGCACGTCGCGGCGACCACGCCGCCGCCGTCCTGGACCGCTTCCGCGCGATCATCCGCGGTCTGGACGAGCGCGGCGCCCTGGACGACCGCGCGGGGCTCACCGCGCACGAGGCCGCGGCCCTGGCGGCCGGTGCGCTGCCGGGCCTCGCCGGGCCGCTCGGCTGGGCGGGGCACCTCTTCGACGACGTCCGGTACGGTCACGCGTCGGCCGGTCCTGCGGAGGACGAGGCCATGCGCTCCCTCGCCGCCCGGGTCTCCGCCGAGCACCCGCGGGTGACCGCCGGGGCGGGCGCCAGTCCGCACGGCGCCGGCACCGGCACCGGCACGAGCACCGGCACGAGCACCGGCCCGGCGGCACGGTGA
- a CDS encoding DUF4350 domain-containing protein codes for MNAPAAAPVVERRPTWWSRNRFPVLASLAFAVLMLAAVALTVRSSDRPLAPDNPRPGGAQAAAEILRSQGVEVRPASSLADVGALAGPGSTVLVVDPGLLSVDQRAEIVATGADLVIAGDPFTDLEGFGVPLLTSGAGSADPVDAACADPDAVAAGRVGFTRGSVGPTDGGGTGAGGGGGGGETVVCFPVGDGDGGYAVWSDGARTVRYLADERLMTNEFLAAEGNAALTLRALGGHDVLVWFLPGAVDTTSTGASVPLVPPGATTALTVLAAAALVLALAHGRALGPVVTEVMPVVVRSAETTRGRGRLYRRSGAHDHAAASLRAGTADRLARTLGLPRSAGPDALLGALARATGRPDPGLRQLLYGPPPTSDAALLALSAELDALESEVHQ; via the coding sequence GTGAACGCACCCGCCGCCGCGCCGGTGGTCGAGCGCCGCCCCACCTGGTGGTCGCGCAACCGGTTCCCCGTTCTCGCCTCTCTCGCGTTCGCCGTCCTCATGCTCGCCGCCGTCGCGCTGACGGTGCGGAGCTCCGACCGGCCGCTCGCACCCGACAACCCGCGCCCGGGCGGGGCGCAGGCCGCCGCCGAGATCCTGCGGAGCCAGGGCGTGGAGGTGCGGCCGGCCTCCTCGCTCGCCGACGTCGGCGCGCTCGCCGGACCGGGCTCGACCGTCCTCGTCGTCGACCCCGGCCTGCTCTCGGTCGACCAGCGCGCCGAGATCGTGGCCACCGGGGCGGACCTCGTCATCGCCGGCGACCCCTTCACCGACCTCGAGGGCTTCGGCGTCCCGCTCCTCACCTCCGGCGCCGGGTCCGCCGACCCCGTCGACGCCGCCTGCGCCGATCCCGACGCCGTGGCCGCCGGACGCGTCGGCTTCACCCGCGGCTCCGTCGGTCCGACGGACGGCGGCGGCACCGGAGCCGGCGGCGGCGGCGGCGGCGGCGAGACGGTCGTCTGCTTCCCCGTGGGCGACGGTGACGGCGGGTACGCCGTCTGGTCGGACGGCGCGCGGACCGTGCGCTACCTCGCCGACGAGCGACTCATGACCAACGAGTTCCTCGCCGCCGAGGGCAACGCCGCCCTGACCCTGCGGGCGCTCGGCGGGCACGACGTCCTCGTGTGGTTCCTGCCCGGCGCCGTCGACACCACGAGCACCGGGGCCTCGGTGCCCCTCGTGCCCCCGGGGGCCACCACCGCCCTCACCGTCCTCGCCGCGGCCGCCCTGGTCCTCGCGCTCGCCCACGGGCGTGCGCTCGGGCCCGTCGTCACCGAGGTCATGCCCGTGGTGGTCCGCTCCGCCGAGACGACCCGCGGCCGTGGCCGCCTCTACCGCCGCTCCGGTGCCCACGACCACGCGGCCGCGAGCCTGCGCGCCGGGACCGCGGACCGGCTCGCCCGCACCCTCGGCCTGCCGCGGTCGGCGGGCCCCGACGCGCTCCTCGGTGCCCTGGCACGCGCCACCGGTCGCCCCGACCCGGGCCTGCGGCAGCTGCTGTACGGCCCACCCCCCACCAGCGACGCCGCCCTCCTGGCGCTGTCCGCCGAGCTCGACGCCCTGGAAAGCGAGGTCCACCAGTGA
- a CDS encoding MoxR family ATPase, which translates to MTTPPYGPPPATPAAPAAPAEPPAAGPDARAPHAGDAHAAGSPAGPDRAGSRHAGSQARERLGGLRAEIGKAVVGQDPAVTGLVIALLCGGHVLLEGVPGVAKTLLVRTLAASLALGTKRIQFTPDLMPGDVTGSLVYDARTAEFSFREGPVFTNLLLADEINRTPPKTQASLLEAMEERQVSVDGEPRALPQPFMVVATQNPVEYEGTYPLPEAQLDRFLLKLVLPLPERGHEVEVLRRHAHSFDPRDLAGAGVRAVAGPGDIAAARTEVGHVEVGPEVLGYIVDLVRATRTSPSLSLGVSPRGATALLATSRAWAWLSGRSYVTPDDVKALAHPTLRHRVQLRAEAELEGVTAETVLDGVLATVPVPR; encoded by the coding sequence GTGACGACCCCTCCGTACGGCCCTCCGCCCGCGACCCCGGCCGCCCCCGCCGCCCCGGCGGAGCCGCCGGCCGCCGGGCCGGACGCGCGCGCCCCGCACGCCGGGGACGCCCACGCCGCCGGGTCTCCCGCCGGCCCCGACCGTGCCGGCTCCCGCCACGCCGGCTCGCAGGCGCGCGAGCGGCTCGGCGGCCTGCGCGCCGAGATCGGCAAGGCGGTCGTGGGGCAGGACCCGGCGGTCACCGGGCTGGTCATCGCCCTGCTGTGCGGCGGGCACGTCCTGCTCGAGGGCGTCCCGGGGGTGGCCAAGACGCTCCTCGTGCGGACCCTCGCGGCGAGCCTGGCCCTGGGCACCAAGCGGATCCAGTTCACCCCCGACCTCATGCCCGGCGACGTCACCGGCTCGCTGGTCTACGACGCCCGCACCGCCGAGTTCTCCTTCCGGGAGGGCCCGGTCTTCACCAACCTCCTCCTCGCCGACGAGATCAACCGGACCCCGCCCAAGACCCAGGCCTCCCTCCTCGAGGCCATGGAGGAGCGCCAGGTCTCCGTCGACGGCGAGCCGCGGGCACTGCCGCAGCCCTTCATGGTCGTGGCCACGCAGAACCCGGTCGAGTACGAGGGCACCTACCCCCTCCCGGAGGCGCAGCTCGACCGGTTCCTCCTCAAGCTGGTCCTGCCCCTGCCCGAACGCGGGCACGAGGTGGAGGTCCTGCGCCGGCACGCCCACTCCTTCGACCCCCGCGACCTCGCCGGCGCCGGCGTGCGGGCCGTGGCCGGCCCGGGCGACATCGCCGCCGCCCGCACGGAGGTCGGCCACGTCGAGGTCGGCCCCGAGGTGCTCGGCTACATCGTCGACCTCGTCCGGGCGACCCGGACCTCGCCGTCGCTGTCCCTGGGTGTCTCCCCGCGCGGGGCGACGGCCCTGCTGGCGACGTCGCGGGCCTGGGCGTGGCTGAGCGGCCGGTCGTACGTCACCCCCGACGACGTCAAGGCGCTCGCGCACCCGACGCTGCGGCACCGGGTGCAGCTGCGGGCCGAGGCCGAGCTCGAGGGCGTCACCGCCGAGACCGTCCTGGACGGGGTCCTGGCCACGGTGCCGGTGCCGCGCTGA
- a CDS encoding DUF58 domain-containing protein encodes MVPTARAAAVTALGALPAAVWPTTTTVALWVGLVVLACLVDAALAASPRAVTVERSVGTSVRLGEAATSVVTLTSTGTRRLRGSLRDAWPPSAGATADRHRLDLPAGERRRVRTALRPTRRGDRPADLVTVRTVGPLGLAGRQASHPAPATLRVLPAFTSRRHLPSRLARLREMDGRTAVLVRGQGTEFDSLREYVIGDDVRAIDWRATARRADVVVRTWRPERDRRVLLVLDVARLSAARLGEAPRLDAQIEAALLLAALASRAGDRVDLVAVDSEVRARVAGETGPRLLGALASALAPLEPSLVETSWTRVTQVVRDLPHRTLVVLLTALEPTAVAAGLLPVASALARDHAVVLASASDPEVEALRRDRSDTDAVFDAAAAERAELERRAAALRLRRRGVEVVEAAADDLAPALADTYLALKAAGRL; translated from the coding sequence ATGGTCCCCACCGCGCGCGCGGCCGCCGTCACCGCGCTTGGCGCCCTCCCGGCGGCGGTGTGGCCCACGACGACCACGGTGGCGCTCTGGGTGGGGCTCGTGGTCCTCGCGTGCCTCGTCGACGCCGCGCTGGCCGCCTCCCCGCGGGCGGTGACCGTCGAGCGGTCGGTCGGGACGTCGGTGCGCCTCGGGGAGGCCGCGACGTCGGTGGTGACCCTCACGAGCACCGGCACCCGCCGTCTGCGCGGGAGCCTGCGGGACGCCTGGCCGCCCTCGGCGGGCGCCACGGCCGACCGGCACCGCCTCGACCTCCCCGCCGGTGAGCGGCGCCGCGTGCGCACGGCCCTGCGCCCCACCCGGCGCGGGGACCGGCCCGCCGACCTCGTCACGGTCCGCACCGTGGGCCCCCTCGGCCTCGCGGGCCGGCAGGCCTCCCACCCGGCCCCCGCCACGCTGCGGGTGCTGCCGGCCTTCACCTCACGCCGTCACCTCCCCTCCCGCCTGGCCCGCCTGCGCGAGATGGACGGACGCACCGCCGTCCTCGTCCGCGGTCAGGGGACGGAGTTCGACTCCCTGCGCGAGTACGTCATCGGCGACGACGTGCGCGCCATCGACTGGCGCGCCACCGCCCGCCGGGCCGACGTCGTCGTGCGCACGTGGCGGCCCGAGCGCGACCGCCGCGTCCTGCTCGTCCTGGACGTCGCCCGCCTGTCCGCCGCCCGGCTCGGCGAGGCGCCCCGCCTGGACGCCCAGATCGAGGCCGCCCTCCTGCTCGCCGCCCTCGCCTCACGGGCCGGCGACCGGGTCGACCTCGTCGCCGTCGACTCCGAGGTGCGCGCCCGGGTGGCGGGCGAGACCGGTCCGCGGCTCCTCGGCGCGCTGGCGTCGGCCCTGGCGCCGCTCGAGCCGTCCCTCGTCGAGACGAGCTGGACCCGCGTCACCCAGGTCGTGCGCGACCTGCCCCACCGCACGCTCGTCGTCCTGCTCACCGCCCTCGAGCCGACGGCCGTCGCGGCGGGCCTGCTACCCGTGGCGTCCGCCCTGGCGCGGGACCACGCGGTGGTGCTGGCCTCCGCGTCGGACCCCGAGGTGGAGGCGCTGCGCCGGGACCGCTCCGACACCGACGCCGTCTTCGACGCCGCGGCCGCCGAGCGGGCGGAGCTCGAGCGCCGGGCGGCCGCGCTGCGGCTGCGCCGACGGGGCGTGGAGGTCGTCGAGGCCGCCGCGGACGACCTCGCGCCCGCACTGGCGGACACCTACCTCGCGCTCAAGGCGGCAGGGCGGCTGTGA
- a CDS encoding RNA-binding S4 domain-containing protein, translating into MSPAQAPTTARVDVWLWSVRLFRTRSLATAACKAGHVRINGERAKPAAPVGPGDRVVVRGGERERDVEVVQVLLKRVGAPAAAAAMVDHSPAPLPREVFAVPRRERGAGRPTKRERRDITRLRGH; encoded by the coding sequence ATGAGCCCGGCGCAGGCCCCCACGACGGCCCGGGTCGACGTGTGGCTGTGGTCGGTACGGCTCTTCCGCACCCGGTCCCTCGCGACGGCGGCGTGCAAGGCCGGGCACGTCCGCATCAACGGCGAGCGGGCCAAGCCCGCGGCGCCCGTCGGCCCCGGGGACCGGGTGGTCGTGCGCGGCGGCGAGCGCGAGCGCGACGTCGAGGTCGTCCAGGTCCTGCTCAAGCGGGTCGGCGCGCCCGCGGCGGCCGCAGCCATGGTCGACCACAGCCCCGCCCCGCTGCCGCGCGAGGTGTTCGCTGTCCCGCGGCGCGAGCGGGGTGCCGGCCGGCCGACGAAGCGGGAGCGGCGCGACATCACCCGGCTGCGCGGCCACTGA